In a genomic window of Malassezia japonica chromosome 4, complete sequence:
- a CDS encoding NADPH--hemoprotein reductase (COG:I; EggNog:ENOG503NUZ8), with protein MPGTVALAVAVLAGLATVYFLYGLIFGGAKKDEFANDQEKDEQNFVQRMAEQNKRLAVFFGSQTGTAEEFAIRVAREAKERYGVSSLVLDIENEEMDKLDQLPEDCVAVFVMATYGEGDPTDNAVEFMEFLQSSDVAFSENSSLENLHYVALGLGNKTYEMFNETIKQLNSRLEELGAKRIGAVCMCDDDANMEEDYLAWKDPMFEELANYMGLEEGAAGAVSDFSVTEVEDIEPERVYHGEHHPRALTGSKGGYDARNPYPASVAKTHELFTEGVASRTCVHMEFDIAGSGITYQHGDHIAVWPVNPQPQVDRMLAVLGLLEKRDQVVSIKSLDPALAKVPFPTPTTYEAIFRYYLDVNALASRQALASFVNYAPNPAAREKLERLGKDRDFFLAHVSDYGYKLGQVLQMVAGDSVRDEDIASSTVWPIPFDRVISCVSRLSPRFYSISSSPKMSPDRVHITAVALRYAPTQGTSDVYGLASNFISSIKMSQNKEAPALEDPRHGTPEYHLRGPRDAYVDEDAGVFRVPIHIRRSTFRLPTSTKVPIIMVGPGTGVSPFRSFIQERAATALKAKEKNGADALEGWSDLTLYYGCRRSNEDFLYKDEWPEYAKMLDGKFHLRVSLSREIFNEDGSKKYVQDLLWEDRKKIADEVLNQRGYVYICGEGKGMAQDVEAVLAKIFAEAKGGDLEVGLAEVKLLKERNRLALDVWS; from the exons ATGCCCGGAACAGTTGCTTTAGCCGTTGCCGTGCTTGCCGGCTTGGCCACGGTGTACTTCTTGTACGGCCTGATCTTTGGTGGTGCCAAGAAGGACGAATTTGCAAATGACCAAGAGAAGGACGAGCAAAACTttgtgcagcgcatggCGGAGCAG AATAAGCGCCTTGCTGTCTTCTTCGGATCGCAGACGGGTACGGCGGAGGAGTTTGCTatccgcgtcgcgcgcgaggccaaggagcgctACGGCGTGTCGTccctcgtgctcgacatTGAGAACGAGGAGATGGATAAGCTCGACCAGCTTCCCGAGGACTGTGTCGCCGTATTTGTCATGGCGACTTACGGCGAGGGTGATCCCACCGACAATGCCGTCGAGTTCATGGAATTTTTGCAGTCTTCCGACGTTGCCTTTTCCGAAAACTCCTCGCTGGAGAACTTGCACTATGTCGCGCTGGGTCTCGGCAACAAGACGTACGAGATGTTCAACGAGACGATCAAGCAGCTCAActcgcgcctcgaggaactCGGCGCGAAGCGCATTGGCGCCGTCTGCATGTGCGACGACGATGCAAACATGGAGGAGGACTACCTTGCGTGGAAGGACCCCATGTTTGAGGAGCTCGCCAACTACATGGGCCTCGAGGagggcgccgcgggcgccgtTTCGGACTTTTCCGTGACGGAGGTCGAGGACATTGAGCCCGAGCGCGTCTACCACGGCGAGCACCATCCCCGTGCGCTGACCGGCTCCAAGGGCGGCTACGATGCGCGCAACCCCTACCCTGCATCCGTGGCCAAGACGCACGAGCTCTTCACCGAAGGCGTCGCGAGCCGCACGTGTGTGCACATGGAGTTTGACATTGCAGGCTCGGGCATTACCTACCAGCACGGTGACCACATCGCCGTCTGGCCCGTGAACCCCCAGCCGCAGGTCGACCGTATGCTGGCGGTGCTTGGCCTGCTGGAGAAGCGCGACCAGGTGGTCAGCATCAAGTCGCTCGACCCCGCACTGGCCAAGGTGCCGTtcccgacgccgacgacgtaCGAGGCGATTTTCCGCTACTACCTCGACGTCAACGCGCTGGCAAGTCGCCAGGCACTCGCGAGCTTTGTAAACTATGCGCCAAaccctgcggcgcgcgagaagctcgagcgcctgggcAAGGACCGCGACTTTTTCCTCGCGCATGTGAGCGACTATGGCTACAAGCTCGGGCAGGTCCTGCAGATGGTCGCGGGCgactcggtgcgcgacgaggacattgcgtcgtcgaccgtgTGGCCCATTCCGTTTGACCGTGTAATCtcgtgcgtgtcgcgccTGTCGCCGCGCTTCTACTCGATTTCGTCGAGCCCCAAGATGTCGCCGGACCGCGTGCACATCACGGcggtggcgctgcgctaTGCGCCCACGCAGGGCACGTCGGATGTGTACGGCCTTGCGTCCAACTTTATTTCCTCGATCAAGATGTCGCAGAACAAGgaggcgcccgcgctcgaggacccTCGCCACGGCACGCCCGAGTACCACCTGCGTGGTCCTCGTGATGCGTACGTCGATGAGGACGCAGGCGTGTTCCGTGTGCCGATTCACAtccggcgctcgacgttccgcctgccgacgagcaccaAGGTGCCGATCATCATGGTCGGGCCAGGCACCGGTGTGTCGCCCTTCCGCTCGTTCATCCaagagcgtgcggcgaccgcgctcaaggccaaggagaAGAAcggcgccgatgcgctcgagggcTGGTCGGACCTCACGCTGTACTACggctgccgccgcagcaACGAGGACTTCCTGTACAAGGACGAGTGGCCCGAGTACGCCAAGATGCTCGACGGCAAGTTCCACCTGCGCGTGTCGCTCAGCCGTGAAATCTTCAATGAGGACGGCTCGAAGAAGTACGTGCAGGACCTGCTGTGGGAGGACCGGAAGAAAATCGCCGACGAAGTGCTCAACCAGCGCGGCTATGTGTACATTTGCGGCGAGGGCAAGGGTATGGCACaggacgtcgaggcggtgctggCAAAGATCTTTGCCGAGGCAAAGGGTGGTGACCTTGAGGTCGGTCTCGCAGAGGTCAAGCTGCTCAAGGAACGCAACCGCTTGGCACTGGATGTGTGGTCGTAG
- a CDS encoding ribonuclease H (COG:L; EggNog:ENOG503NU3Q) yields the protein MSKFYAVRVGRVPGVYTTWDECKAQVERFQGSVYKSFPTRELAEAFRRGEDVRAPAARKRGADDGGERVAKAPKVVSIIPSFQGVTVYTDGSARGNGRTGAIAGYGVYWDDAKYHSLNLARRLAGPVQTNNRAELTAILRAVQVCPEPLKPLRIFTDSQYAINALTKWLPGWQRNGWRTAKGEDVLNKDLMVALHSAFTKRSVRPTLVYVRGHMGTHGNEMADQLANHGATLPEMGLEEDEAAVREKVQPKDEAADFPSPVPSRTG from the exons ATGTCCAAGTTCtacgcggtgcgcgtcggacGTGTGCCGGGCGTGTACACGACATG GGACGAGTGCAAGGCGCAAGTCGAGCGCTTCCAGGGAAGCGTCTACAAGTCGTTTCCGACACGTgagctggccgaggcgtTTCGGCGGGGCGAGGACGtgcgggcgccggcggcgcggaaGCGCGGTGCGGACGACGGCGGGGAGCGGGTTGCGAAGGCGCCCAAGGTCGTGTCCATTATCCCATCCTTCCAGGGCGTCACGGTGTACACCGACGGGTCGGCTCGGGGGAATGGGCGCACTGGCGCCATTGCGGGGTACGGCGTGTACTGGGACGATGCCAAGTACCACTCACTGAACCTcgcacgccgcctcgcggggCCGGTACAGACAAACAATCGCGCGGAGCTCACGGCGATCCTGCGGGCCGTGCAGGTGTGCCCCGAGCCGCTGaagccgctgcgcatcTTTACCGATAGCCAATACGCGATCAATGCGCTGACCAAGTGGCTGCCCGGCTGGCAGCGCAACGGGTGGCGCACCGCAAAGGGCGAGGACGTGCTGAACAAGGACCTGATGGTCGCGCTGCATAGTGCGTTTACCAAGCGGTCCGTCCGCCCGACGCTCGTCTATGTCCGGGGCCACATGGGCACACACGGCAACGAGATGGCTGACCA ACTCGCGAAccacggcgcgacgctTCCCGAGATGGggctcgaggaggacgaggcggcggtgcgcgaaAAGGTACAGCccaaggacgaggccgCAGATTTCCCCTCGCCTGTTCCATCGCGCACTGGATAG
- the DBF4 gene encoding Cdc7p-Dbf4p kinase complex regulatory subunit (COG:D; COG:L; EggNog:ENOG503P0IC) → MSRATSRPPTRLPLRVKNVGGEDAGDVFGRGSKTDVLGTPPRKRAVPADEVHVRNLPEYASGKRSRAHRTHDVSAARGEAKTLRIDHATRLSKEERYHREHQKAQSQRQWKEAFVRAFPKLVFYLDHVDAAQKSVFTSQIQQLGGRVEDFFSRSVTHVVTTRQIPVQTEKENDARRTKTRAGIAPPRIVTNPSQASIPLHSDKNPLDDGAPALPASDLLCKAQHFGMKIWRQDKLQNILSLLLAEDAPADDTRQNLSEMLHQEKLHGTTERDPLALRSDYHYFGKHSYYVLVTDATNEHRPIAISEYDRTAHEAQHKPPPWPVLYGDVEGRGLFVYVKPKDRERLALQDAPPARPAHLSLRRTASLNLAGIYQRAPDSSIAPGTPNLMASDNSIALASTVASTTSTTLHSQGTQPGNAMGDKRLAELTRRMHTPVDLKQGAVVRRMLEEGPGLRRTKSTNNVPREPRIKEKRPGHCENCRCRFEDFDEHTRSRRHRKFAMDESNFVALDELLQRVQREPTENGMWNDYTHQDTYDGEAGAYAAHDEYVHDEYVHDEYVHDEYVAGSDEAADALDGVVVDERELDGEPLAEGQCDVQADDALQDERGDPSAECDARAADLAEPEQTDAEHVGAEPGERGADPLAVCEPSGNDELSTDPFVQRDQAKADEHAVGVSGEQRPLEHGSEPVKSTHTRADHASADATEDTRAAADKDVMTVSAEPAAAASTELPAPAASAASGSPYEAPGTPYFAPQVPPMGPYPAHAFYAPAPYMMPANPMYTMPMHVYAPSAQARPMYFGPPLHDMTTDMQREPQADAERSVSPYAPPYAP, encoded by the coding sequence ATGTCGCGCGCAACttcgcggccgccgacgcggctGCCGCTGCGAGTGAAGAATGTGGGTGGAGAGgacgcgggcgacgtgTTTGGGCGCGGGTCAAAGaccgacgtgctcggcacgccgccgcgcaagcgTGCGGTGCCCGCCGACGAAGTGCATGTGCGGAACCTGCCCGAGTACGCGAGCGGCAAGCGCagtcgcgcgcaccgcacaCACGAtgtgagcgccgcgcgtggtGAAGCCAAGACGCTACGTATTGACCATGCGACGCGCTTGAGCAAGGAGGAGCGCTACCACCGCGAGCACCAAAAAGCGCAGAGCCAGCGCCAGTGGAAGGAGGCGTTTGTGCGTGCCTTTCCGAAGCTCGTCTTTTACCTGGACCATGTtgatgcggcgcagaaAAGCGTGTTTACGTCGCAGATCCAGCAGCTTGGCGGGCGCGTCGAAGACTTCTTTTCACGGAGCGTTACCCATGTTGTGACTACACGACAGATTCCCGTCCAAACAGAAAAGGAGaacgacgcgcggcgcaccaaGACGCGTGCGGGtatcgcgccgccgcgcatcgtGACGAACCCAAGCCAGGCGAGCATTCCGCTGCACTCGGACAAGAacccgctcgacgacggcgcgccggcgctgccggccaGCGACCTGCTCTGCAAGGCGCAGCACTTTGGCATGAAAATCTGGCGGCAGGACAAGCTGCAGAACATTTTGtcgctcctcctcgccgaggacgcgccggcggacgATACGCGCCAGAACCTCTCAGAAATGCTGCACCAAGAAAAGCTGCACGGCACGACGGAACGCGAtccgcttgcgctgcgcagcgactaCCACTACTTCGGCAAGCACAGCTACTATGTGCTCGTGACGGACGCCACGAACGAGCACCGCCCGATCGCCATCAGCGAGTACgaccgcacggcgcacgaggcgcagcacaagccgccgccgtggccGGTGCTGTACGGAGACGTAGAAGGGCGGGGGCTCTTTGTCTACGTCAAGCCCAAGGACCGCGAACGCCTGGCGCTCCAGGACgctccgccggcgcgcccggcgcacctctcgctgcgccgcaccgcctcgctgAACCTTGCGGGCATATACCAGCGTGCACCGGACTCGTCCATCGCGCCGGGCACGCCGAACCTGATGGCGTCGGACAACAgcatcgcgctcgcgtcgaCCGTCGCGTCGAccacctcgacgacgctcCACAGCCAGGGCACGCAGCCGGGCAACGCAATGGGCGAtaagcgcctcgcggagcTTACGCGGCGCATGCACACGCCGGTCGATCTGAAGCAGggcgccgtcgtgcgccgcatgctGGAAGAAGGGCCGGGGCTGCGCCGGACTAAGAGCACCAACAacgtgccgcgcgagccgcgcatCAAGGAAAAGCGCCCGGGACACTGCGAAAactgccgctgccgcttTGAGGACTTTGACGAACACAcacgcagccgccgccaccgCAAGTTTGCGATGGACGAGTCCAACtttgtcgcgctcgacgagctgctccagcgcgtgcagcgcgagccgaCAGAGAACGGCATGTGGAACGACTATACGCACCAGGACACGTACGATGGCGAGGCAGGGGcgtacgctgcgcacgacgagtATGTGCACGACGAGTACGTGCACGACGAATACGTGCACGACGAGTACGtcgccggcagcgacgaggctgccgatgcgctggaTGGCGtggtcgtcgacgagcgcgagctggacgGCGAGCCACTGGCCGAGGGCCAATGCGATGTgcaggccgacgacgcgctccaggaCGAGCGTGGCGATCCTAgcgccgagtgcgacgCCCGTGCGGCCGACCttgccgagcccgagcaAACGGATGCCGAGCATGTCGGTGCCGAGCCaggcgagcgcggtgcCGACCCGCTTGCCGTGTGCGAGCCAAGTGGAAACGACGAGCTCTCGACCGATCCGTTTGTGCAGCGTGACCAAgccaaggccgacgagcatgCCGTGGGTGTCTctggcgagcagcgcccgctcgagcacggcagCGAGCCCGTCAAGAGCACGCACACACGCGCGGACCACGCGTCGGCGGACGCGACCGAGGAcacgcgagcggcggcggacaAGGACGTGATGACTGTCTCGGCAgagcctgctgcagcggcaTCGACCGAgctgcctgcgcctgccgcgaGTGCCGCGTCAGGCTCGCCGTACGAGGCGCCCGGCACTCCGTACTTTGCTCCGCAAGTGCCGCCGATGGGCCCCTACCCCGCGCATGCCTTCTATGCCCCGGCGCCGTACATGATGCCTGCCAACCCGATGTACACGATGCCGATGCATGTCTATGCCCCgagcgcgcaagcgcgcccCATGTACTTTGGCCCGCCACTGCACGACATGACGACGGACATGCAGCGTGAGCCGCAGGCCGATGCAGAGCGCTCCGTGTCGCCGTACGCCCCGCCGTACGCTCCCTAG
- a CDS encoding uncharacterized protein (SECRETED:SignalP(1-20)): protein MNFLLKTLTLLSILAAVVYAENVRCKCMTRFSGATVSGDSKKVCLTLKDAWYDDDTQDCVISNSNWLGPGTFTSACQAHTGYTNCNQKDRQLDRRAEKPAVLEARHKGEKAYCQCTNTVLGYPVEEQTKETCESIAGVEYDKDSQSCRISPANDLQLEEFRRYCLVFVKGSSC from the coding sequence ATGAACTTCCTCCTCAAGACCCTTACCCTGCTCTCGATCCTCGCTGCTGTTGTGTACGCCGAGAATGTTCGCTGCAAGTGCATGACGCGCTTCTCGGGCGCTACCGTGAGCGGCGACTCGAAGAAGGTGTGCCTTACCCTCAAGGACGCTTGGTACGACGACGACACGCAGGACTGTGTCATTTCCAACAGCAACTGGCTCGGCCCGGGCACCTTTACGTCCGCGTGCCAGGCGCACACCGGCTACACGAACTGCAACCAGAAGGACCGCcagctcgaccgccgcgcggagAAGcccgccgtgctcgaggcccGTCACAAGGGCGAGAAGGCGTACTGCCAGTGCACCAACACCGTTCTCGGCTACCCTGTCGAGGAGCAGACCAAGGAGACGTGCGAGTCGATTGCCGGCGTCGAGTACGACAAGGACTCGCAGTCGTGCCGCATTAGCCCCGCGAACGACCTCCAGCTGGAAGAGTTCCGTCGCTACTGCCTGGTCTTTGTCAAGGGCAGCAGCTGTTAA